The following proteins come from a genomic window of Terriglobia bacterium:
- a CDS encoding type II toxin-antitoxin system VapC family toxin — translation MGVKIVDSSAVAAILFGEREGEFIAAALEGESLVTCALLRFEVADVCIKKMHHYPAKAAELVGAFGFLEQMDLDIREVKMDEVVLIADKAGLTANDVAYLWLSRTYSADLVTLDSNLSRASQSLQWSSAREPKWGPAAGRILFSYLLRIPTCSSPSKIPADLTSSPAVPGPPFFHAKRSLAALWLSYGLEPATFTNCALDQELSNFILFCRVCRSVTATLELLLKRGIRRRYPMPEFTE, via the coding sequence ATGGGCGTCAAGATTGTTGATTCTTCCGCTGTAGCGGCGATCCTGTTTGGCGAGCGCGAAGGGGAATTCATAGCCGCTGCGCTTGAAGGGGAGTCCCTGGTCACCTGCGCACTGCTGCGATTCGAGGTGGCCGACGTGTGCATAAAGAAGATGCATCATTACCCTGCGAAAGCCGCCGAACTTGTTGGCGCCTTTGGTTTCCTCGAGCAAATGGACCTGGATATCCGCGAGGTCAAAATGGATGAAGTGGTGCTCATTGCTGATAAGGCAGGCTTGACCGCTAACGATGTCGCCTATCTCTGGCTTTCCCGGACCTATTCAGCAGACCTGGTTACGCTCGACTCCAATCTTTCTCGCGCCAGTCAGTCCTTGCAGTGGAGCAGCGCACGCGAGCCAAAGTGGGGCCCGGCCGCCGGACGGATTCTCTTTAGCTATCTTCTGAGAATACCCACTTGCTCAAGCCCCTCGAAGATCCCCGCTGACCTGACCTCATCACCCGCCGTTCCTGGTCCCCCATTTTTTCACGCTAAGCGCTCGTTGGCCGCCCTGTGGCTCAGTTACGGCCTCGAGCCCGCCACCTTCACAAATTGCGCACTCGATCAGGAGCTTAGCAACTTTATCCTCTTTTGCCGCGTGTGCAGGTCGGTAACCGCGACGCTCGAGCTATTATTGAAGCGGGGAATAAGGCGCAGATATCCAATGCCGGAGTTTACGGAGTAG
- a CDS encoding Arc family DNA-binding protein, whose translation MPINLSIKNVPDELEEHLRHRAARNHRSLQGELLAIHEESAYPPRRMSVAETLKRVLELGLRTRMESAAIIRAARDGRQDC comes from the coding sequence ATGCCGATCAACCTCTCAATCAAAAACGTCCCCGACGAGCTGGAGGAGCATCTGCGGCACAGGGCTGCGCGCAATCATCGCTCTTTGCAGGGAGAGCTCCTTGCCATCCACGAAGAAAGCGCTTATCCGCCACGCAGGATGTCGGTCGCGGAGACACTCAAGCGCGTGCTTGAACTCGGCCTGCGCACGAGGATGGAGTCGGCTGCCATTATCAGAGCGGCGCGTGATGGGCGTCAAGATTGTTGA